TTGGCCAATCTCAATTTTAGCACCCATCGCTTCAAAACCTTTAAGGTGCTGATCAATTGGACGCGTACCAATCGCACATCCACCAGGCAACGCAATACGAGCTTTTCCTTTACGCGCAAGCAAAGGTCCCATCACAAGGAATGATGCTCTCATTTTGCGTACCAATTCATAAGGCGCTTCTACACCCTTTAAATCAGTCGCATTAATGGTTAACATTTCATTTTGATATGTAATGTCAATTTGCAGGGTTTTAAGCAATTCACAAATTGTATGGACATCATCCAATCCAGGAACGTCATGAATGATAGATATTCCTTCTTCTGCCAAAATAGATGCAGCAATAATCGGTAGAACCGCATTCTTCGCACCAGAAACCTTTACGTTTCCTGCTAATGCCTTACCACCGCGGACAATAATTTTTTCCAATGTTATACCCCTCCGCGTGCTTAGTATTCCGCTGTGATGATAGGTGTCCCTAAGGTGATCCTAGTCAATTGGTTCAACGAATCCACATGTGTCGCTACTTGCACATTCATTTTCTGATCGTTGGTTATTATATACGGCTTCCATTGCGCGGTAAAGCCCGAAATACTAGTCACAGATTCATCCTGTAATCGCTCAACTTCTTGTGCTTGGAGGAGGGCAAAAACCTTATTAATCCTAGCCTCCTGCCAACCATCACTCAGTGTATCATTGTATATTCCGCGAATACAAGTGCTAAATTGCGGAATCAGACCCCTTCTTTTGGTCTCAGCCACAACTTTTTCATACGCTCTTTCCATATCTTGCGCATGAATCCGCTTCCCTTCCAACGAGATCACCAAATATACGCTGATGTTATGGGGCTCAGGTAATCCTATCAAGCGAATATGAAGCTTGGTTTGACCCACTTTTCCTTCGGTTTGATAGATGAGCTGTTTTCCCTCTGCGGTTACTGCTTGTGCAGAAGGTATCCCCAGAATACCGCTCCATTCATGACCGAGAGAAAGAAACTCTGTAGCCGTGCTAAGAGTTGCAAGCTGTATACTGGTCCGATGCTCAATGTCGGTTATGGTAGCCTCAGTGGCTTCGGCAGCTTCTATTAACTGCGCTGCCACAGATGCTTTGGTTACTTGTGTCCAATAGGAAAAGCCACTTGCAACAAACAGCCCAATACACAACAAGACAACATAGACCATAGATATATGCTTTTTCATTCTTTCCCTCTCCCCGTACACTTTTTCTATATCTTAATAGTCATTGTGTACGTAAAATTGGAGGGTTATACCAATCTACTGAAACAATTGATTCAGTAACAGAGAATAACCTAAATAGTCCATGAAAAAACGTGCTACTCCATGTCCGATAACAATGGAAAGCAAGATTTGTAACAGCTTGGTTTGGGCACTATCTGCACGTTTTACAAATAGATCAAAGCGAAAAGCTTGTATAGCCCACCAGCTAATACCTATACAGATGACAGAAATAAGAATCATCATCAAGGAGTAAAGTCCATTTGAACCGAGCAACAAAACTCTCACTTCTTTCTATAAACTCATTTTCCATTTTTGTAATGTTTCCCTGCGTGAATTCTTTTACTACTTTACCATAGACCTGTTGGCATTGAAAGGAAAAGGCGCTAGATATCATAGAGATGTTAGAAACTTTATAGGTAGTAAAAAAATTAACGATTTCTCAGCCTCTGATCCATTAGTAGGACAGAACAAACATACGCTTTTTTCTAATAAAAAGAGGACAGCCGATAGCCATCCTCTGTGTTTTCTCTATTCCCTGACATTCTTGCTTACAGCATATCGCCCCAATTAAACATTGGATTAAAGTGAGTATGGATGTACTGGATGAGAACCTCTGGCACAAGTCCGAAGACAAAGGTTCCAAGCGCCGCCAGCACTACAATGATTGTTACTCCTATTGGCAATCGTAATGTCTCCTCTGTCTCTCCAGCTCTCATATACATCTGTCGAATGATTCCAAAGTAGTAATAATAAGAAACGACACTCGTCGCAAGCATGATTCCTGCCAGCCAGAAGCTACCGCTGCCAATTGCGCTTAGGAAAATATAAAACTTCCCAAAGAAGCCAGCGGAAATAGGAATGCCTGCTAATGAAAGCAAGAATAGTGTCATAGCCACTGCCGCCAACGGAGAACGATGGTATAAACCGGCAAAGGCTTTAATATCCTGTGTTTTTCTATCCTCTGTCACCACCATAATCAGTGCAAAAGCACCAAAAGCCATCATCAGGTAGGCAACTAGATAGAAAATGATTTGTTCAAAAAAGAAGGTCTGATGCAAAATAACCAGTGGCACTAACAGGTAACCTGCTTGGGCTATCCCAGAGTAAGCCATGAGACGCTTCACATTTTTTTGTCGTAGCGCCAGCGTATTTCCGACAATCATAGACAAGCCGGCAACGATAGATAGAAGCCATAGCATCCCACCAAAGACGCTTTGATTGGTTTCTTGATTAAATAGCCCCGCAAAGCTTAAAATCATCACGCGAATGAGGAGCGCAAAACCAGCCCCCTTGGAAACGACCGCTAAAAAAGCAGTAACTGGCGTAGCGGCTCCCTGATACACGTCAGGTGCCCACATATGATTAGGTACCGCTGAGATTTTATACGTCAAACCTGCCACGAGAAAGACAAAACCGATCAGAATCATTGGACCGAATCCACTTTGGTAGGCTTCTGACAAACGTTGGGTCATTTCGTACAGATTGGTTGTACCGCTAAATCCGTATAGATAGGACATTCCAAACAGCGTAACAGCTGTAGCAATCCCACCTGCTACCACGTATTTAAAGGCAGCTTCGTTGCTGTCGGTCCGTTTTTTCCGCATACCGACCATGATATACGATGCCAAAGAGAGTAGCTCTAGCCCTACGAATAACGTGATTAAATCAGCCGAAGAGGCCATCACCATACACCCAACTAGCCCCATTAGCATCAAATAGTAGAACTCTCCAGAATGGACAACCTCATCTGTTTTCTTTATATAGCTGATCGACATTAGTAAAGCAAACGCGACCCCAGCTAACAATATCAGTTTAAATGCACTACCAAAATGATCAACACGCATCATATCTGCCATATATATGACAGGTTCTTTGAGCGAGGTCACATTAGATACAATGAAATACCCAGCTATAAGCACGCCTAATAGTGATAGCCAACCCATGATCGTTCGATTCAGACGCTTACCTGCAATCAAGTCAACTATGGACAGGACAGTGGCAAAACCAAGAATCGTAAACTCGGGCAGGAGATAGCTCCAGTTATAGGAAAAAATATCTTTTACGTCCATCGTTTACCCTCCTATTCCCGTCACATGGATGACAATGGTTTTAAGCGTTTCTTGCAAGGGATTGCTTAACATCGCTGGATAAACACCGATCAGGATGATAAAACCAAGCAATACAACAATCGGGATTACCTCCATCGGCTGTGCATCGGCCAAATCCAGATGCTTTTCGTTTGTCGGTCCATAGGTTATCGCCAGCACGGCACGCAACACATAGACTGCAGTAAAGATAATACCTAAGGAACCAATCGCCGCTAAAACAGGCTGACTCGCAAATAGACCTAGGAAAGCAAAAAACTCACTGATAAAGCCCGACATCCCCGGCAATCCTAAGGAAGCCATCCCAGCCGCTAGGAAAACTCCACTTACGAAAGGCATTGATTTAGCTAATCCCCCTAGCTGATCCAGCTGAGAAGTACCCGTGCGGTCCCAAATGATTCCCACTAAAAAGAACATGAGCGCTGAAATAAAGCCATGTGATATCACTTGGAATAAAGCTCCTTGAAAACCAAACTGATTCATAGAAGCAAATCCTAATAAGATAATACCCATGTGGCTAATACTGGAGTAGGCTAGCACCATTTTCAGATCCTTTTGGACAAAGGCAAGCGCTGCCCCGTACAAAATATTAACTAACCCCAGAATTGCCATTCCTGTCGCAAAATATTGAACTGTTTCGGGAAAAAATCCAATCCCCATGCGTAACAGCCCATATGCGCCCATTTTTAAGAGGATACCGGAGTGAATCATGACGATAGCCGGTGGAGCCTGAACATGCACTCTTAGCATCCACGTATGAAAAGGAAAGATCGGAAGCTTAATTCCAAAAGCGATAAATAGCACCAGGAACAATCCCCAACGGAACGTCTCTGGAACATGTTCAATAAACGCATTGTTCGGAGAGGTTAGTGCTTCTGTCAGGACGGGAATGCTCATAGTTGGTTCTTGTGTCACAATTGCACTCACAAAAAACAACGTGATAAATCCGACCAACATGAGAGCTGAGCCAACCCCGTTATATAGAAGAAAACGGTTTGCCGCTTTTTCTCGATCTGTATAACCCCAAATTCCAATGAGGAAATACATAGCTACCAGAGTTATCTCAAAGAACAAGAAGAACAAGAGCAAATTCTGAGCAGCAAAAACCCCAAACATCCCGATCAATAATAGATGAAAGAACACAAAATACTCTTTCGCCCTCTTTTTTACCCCCCACGAGGCTACGGCCGCTAGTGTTCCAATAATAGCTGTCATCAGGATCAAAGGCATGGAAATTCCATCTACACCCATTTCATAATCAATATGCAAATTGTATAGCTCTTGATCGGCCGTGATGGATGCAGGTATTTGAATCCATGTCGCATGTTCCTCAAATTGATTGCCTCTCTGTTGATAGTCAAAGGCACCAAACATCATAAATGCCAGAATCAACGGCACCAACGTTCCTAGAACTCCAATTTGTTTAACAATGCTAACCTGCTGCTTCGGAACGAACAATAAGATCAGGAGAGCCAGAATAGGCGAAAACGTCAGGAGTGATAACAGATAGCTATTTAACAAAAGGAACACCTCCTAGCGCCGTAAGACTGACCATTAGAACAACGAGCCCCAGCAAGACTACAAAGCCATAGGTCTGCATCTGACCGGACTGTAAGCGACTTAGTAACCTTCCAACCATGTTGGTCAATCCGCCAATGCTTCTAACCAGACCACCAATGATGTAGTGATCCAGCCAGTTAAAAGCAAGACCAATGCCTTTTAGCGGACGAATAAATACAAATGTATAGAGCTCATCCATGTAAAATTTACGGTACGAAAGCTGATAAAGCCATGGCAGTTGTTCGGATATAATATCGGTTGGCAGATTTTTTTTGCCATACATCAGATAAGCGAGTCCTATTCCAAACAACGAAATGATTACAGCTACAATCTGCAACCATAATGCACTATGCCCAGCTTCTTCTCCAAATTTATCGATAATGAACTGACCGACAGAGCCACTCATCATCCATTCCCCTAGCATAGGTGCATTCGGTAGATTAATAAACCCGGCACCAATTGCCAGCAAAGCTAGCAGGAGCATCGGAATCGTCATAACACTTGGTGATTCATATGCTTTTTTAGCCCCTTCAGAAGCAGGCGCTCCTCTAAACGTAAGAAAATACAAACGGAACATATAAAAAGCGGTAAAGAATGCAGCGACAATCGCAATGATTAATAAGTCATATCGCCCGGCTGCATACACCGCTCCAAAAATCTCTTCCTTCGACCAGAAGCCAGAGAAGGGAGGGATACCAGCTATAGCAAGACAACCAATCAAAAAAACAACGGATGTAACCGGCATACGTTTCGATAACCCACCCATTTTAAATACATCCTGAGTGTGTACCGCATGTATCACGCTACCCGCGGCAAGGAATAATAATGCTTTAAAAAAAGCATGCGTCATCAGATGAAAGGTTCCTGCCACATAACCCGCCGCCCCAGCTACTCCCAAGGCCATCATCATAAAACCAAGCTGACTAACTGTAGAGTAGGCAAGAACACGTTTCATATCACGTTGCGTGAGTCCAATAAAGGCGGCAAAAATGGCTGTAAATCCACCAACATATGCCACTACATCTAAGGCGATTGGCGACTCAATAAATAGTGGAAATGTTGTCGCAACCAGATATACCCCAGCCGCTACCATTGTAGCCGCATGAATTAAAGCAGACACAGGGGTTGGGCCTTCCATCGCATCAGGCAACCATGTATGGAGCGGAAATTGACCTGATTTTCCTGCCGCTCCGACAAAAATGAGAATAGCAGCCAAGGTAATGATAAACGGTTCTACTTTCCCGCCCTGAATAGCCGTAAAAATATTATCAAATTCAAAGCGTCCTGTTTGCCAAAACAGCAGGCAAATGGCAATAAATAATCCAACATCACCTATTCGAGTGACGATAAAAGCTTTTTTGGCCGCCGCCTTAGCCTCTGGTTTAAAGTAGTAATACCCTACCAAAAGGAAAGAACAAACACCCACCAACTCCCAAAAGATATAGAGTTGTAGGAGATTTGGTGAGATCACCAAACCAAGCATGGAGAAGGTAAATAGCGCTAAATATTGATAAAAAACAGGAAAACGCTGATCTCCCTGCATATATCCACGCGAATAAATCTGTACTAACAAGCTCACAACGGAAACGATCACCAGCATCATGGCGTTTAATTGATTGACTTCAAAGCCTACAGGAATGACATAATCCCCTACTTGGAGCCATTTCATGCTGAGTACGTAATCCTGTGCCCCTTCCTGAAAACGAGCCACGAACGTAATACAAGCCAGCACCAGAGATGCCGCCGTCAATAGAATGCTTATGTACCCCGCTCCCTCTTTTAATTGCCGTCCGAACGAGAGGATGATGGCAAAAGCGATCAGAGGAAAAAGCGGTACGAGCCAAGCGTACTGCATACTTGTTTCCATATTTTCACCTATCCTTTTTCCTGGTTAATCTTTTAATTTATCCATCTCGTCAACGTTCACCGTATCACGATTACGATAGAGAGCGATCAATACTGCAATCCCAACAGCCACCTCTGCCGCAGCTACCGTCATGGTAAACAAAGTGAATATTTGACCAGTAACAGCCGCATGCAAACCATATTTCGAGAATGCTACTAAATTAATATTTACAGCATTCAGCATAAGCTCAATGGAGAGCAAGACGATAATGGCATTTCGTTTGGTCAATGCTCCGAACAGCCCAACACAAAATAAAATGAGGGCAACAAGCAAATAAGAAGAGATATGAATATCCATCTGTGTTACTCCTCCTCTTTCTTCGCCAACACGATTGCGCCTACCAAAGCTACTAGTAACAGCACGGACAGCAATTCAAATGGAATAACAAACTTTGTAAATACTTCGATTCCGATTTCCTTGACGTTACTAACAGATGGATTGGGGGTTCTTGCCGGCACAGAAGACCAATTTGTGTTTTGAATAGCCATAAAAATCGTTGTAAACAACGTCACAACTCCTGCCAAGCTAAACCAAAACCGTGCTCTTCTTTTTTTCCCTTCTTCTGTCGCATTGTGCTTTGTCAGCATGATTCCGAATAACATCAGAATCGAGATAGCCCCTGAGTAAACCAGTATTTGGGAAACAGCAACGAATTCAGCACCAAGTAGCACAAACAAACCTGCGATACTAATAAACGTTACCCCAATAGAGATCACCATGTGAACCACTCGATTAAAGTTAATCATAAAAATCGCCCCACCAATGGTCAGAAGGCCCAGTATAAAGAACACGGCATACGACCCGCTTATCAATTAGTTTTCCTCCCTCACATTGGTATTGTTATCGTCCAACCATTTTAAATCCTTGTACAATTCATCTCGACTATACACTGCCAGCTCAAAATTATTAGTCATGACGATTGCATTTGTTGGACAGACCTCCGTACATAGATCACATAAAATACAGATTTCAAAGTTAATATCATAGGTATCAATGATTTTGCCTTTTTTCTCGGGATCAGGGTGCGGCTTCCCCGTTAACTGAATGCACTCAGTCGGACAGACCCTGGCACACTGATTGCACACGATACATTTTTCCGGAGAGAAATGCTGGATTCCTCGGAATCGAGGCGGCATCTGGAAGGGTACATCTGGGTACATCGTCGTTAACTTCTTCTCAGACAGCTTTTTGAGCGTGTATCCTAGTCCTTTGGCAAATCCTAGCACGTAAATTCCTCCTCATTATCAAAATAGATAGCTTTTAGCTAAAACTCTATATAAAACCCTTTTGAAATGAGATGACTACAGCCGTAAGCAAGATATTCAATAGAGCGATTGGTAGAAGCCCTTTCCAAGCAAAGCCCATTAATTGGTCTGCACGGAATCGCGGCATCGTAGCCCTAATCCAGAACTGCAAAAATACGTAGCACATAAATTTAAGGATAAACCAAATAATCGGCGGAATAAAGCTCAAGCTCGGATGAATAGGTAGCCATCCTCCCAAAAACAGAATGGTAATCAATGCCCCCATGCCAAACATGTACACGTATTCAGATAACATAAACATGGCAAAACGGAAGCCAGAGTACTCCACATGATACCCTGCGACAAGCTCCGACTCAGCTTCTGGCAAATCAAATGGGGAACGATTCAATTCCGCCTGTGCTGCAATTAAGAATACACCAAATCCTAAGATTTGCGGAATAATATTCCACATGTCCTGCTGTGCATAGACGATATCTTTTAGATTAAGGCTGCCAGTCATTAACACAACACCCACAACTGACATAACCAACGGCACCTCATAGCTAATCATTTGCGCTGCGGAACGCATGCCGCCGATTAAGGAATATTTATTATTAGAAGCCCATCCAGCAGTAATGACACCCATGACTGAAATACCAGACAAGGCAATGTAATACAAGACCCCAATCCCTAAGTCGGCAAATTGTAGCTTATCCGTAAATGGCATAACCGCCAGTACCGCAAACGCAGGAGCATACGCCAATATAGGGGCAAGTGTAAACAGGGCGCGGTCTGCATTTTTGGGTCGAGTATCTTCTTTAATAAGCAATTTGGCAACATCAGATACCGTTTGTAAAAGACCTAGTGGACCTACACGATTAGGACCATAGCGCAATTGCATCCAGCCAATTACTTTTCGTTCAAAATAGATCGCATATGTAACAAAGGCAAGCACCACTAACAGTAACACTATTGCGGCCATGGAGAACAGTAAAACATTGGTAAATGATGGGGTTTGCTGGAGCCAACTAGTCATTTATGCATCTACCTCCCCTACCACAATATCAATGCTACCCAAAATGACCACCATATTGGACATATTAACACCTTTCAATAAGGAAGGTAAAATCTGCAAATTCACAAAGGATGGTCTTCGCAGTTTCATTCTCCATGGCTTATCCTTACCCTGACTAGCTATATACACACCTAATTCTCCACGTGGTGCTTCAATTCGTACGTATGCTTCACCTGCTGGCGGCCGAATCACCCGAGGAACTTTACCAATAACCTCTCCTTCTGAAGGAAATTGATCTAGAGCTTGCTCTAAAATACGCAGTGATTGCTCAATTTCTTGGAGACGCAAATGATAGCGAGCCATGCAGTCCCCATCTGTAGATACAGGAACATCAAATTCAAAACGATCGTAAATGGAGTATGGCTCATTTTTACGAATATCCCAGTTCTCTCCCGTACAGCGAAGCATGACACCAGACAGAGAATAATCAAGAGCCGTTTGACGATCATACGTACCAATACCGGTTAATCGACTAATAAAAATTTCATTCCCGCTCACCAAACGGTGGTAATTAGCTAATTCCTTTTTTAGATATTGAACAAATGCCTTTGCTTTATCAATCCATCCAGGAGGAGCATCCCATTTTACTCCACCAATTCTCATATAATTGTACGTCAAACGTGCCCCAGAAATCTCATTGAACAAATTAATAATGGTTTCTCGATCACGGAACGCATACAAAAATGGTCCCATCGCCCCGATGTCCAAAAGAAAGGTGCCCCACCAAACTAAATGGCTAGCGACACGATTTAGCTCCATTACAATTACACGTAAATACTCAGCCTTTTCCGGAATTTCTAGTCCCATCATCGTTTCAACGGCATGACACAACACATAATTATTGGTCATAGACGAGAGATAGTCCAGTCGATCTGTATAGGGAATGATTTGCGTGTAAGTCAGATTCTCAGCTAGCTTTTCTGTGCCACGATGCAAATAGCCCATTACAGGGATAGCCTCTTTAATGGTTTCCCCGTCTATCTTTACAATTAAACGAAATACGCCATGGGTACTTGGATGCTGAGGTCCAACATTCAGGATCATTTCCTCTGTGCGAATACTAGTCGTCATTGGAGTACTCAAGGTTATACCCCCTCATCAAAAGGCTCATAATCTTTACGCAACGGATGTCCAATCCACTCATCTGGCATCATGATTCTAACCAGATTGGGATGTCCTATAAAGTGGATTCCTAACAAATCATATGTTTCGCGCTCATTCCAATCTGCCCCTCGCCACACATCTACAACAGAAGCCACAGATGGTGCTTCACGCGTAGTTTTCACCTTAATGGCCAAGCTTTGCTGATGCGCATACGAGTACAAATGATAGTAGACTTCCATCCGGTCTTCATAATCGACGCCGTGTAGGTTGGAAAGGTAATCAAATTGTAAGCTTGACTCCTGCTTTAAAAAGAGTGCAATGTCTTGCCAAAGCTGATTTTTTATCGTCATGGTGGGAACTTCTTTTGATAAAGTGTTAACGTAGGATTCTTCGATGCTTTCTTTGCCAAATCTCTCTGTAATGATTTGTACAAAACGATCTAGGTAGGGTTGATTCTTTGAGGGGGGAACTTCTGCTGTTACAGTTTCTTCGCTTGTTTTCGCCTTTGCCGCCGCGGCTGCTGCCGCTTTTGCTTTCGCCGCTGCTACTGCTTTCGCTTTTTCTGCTGCTTTAGCCTTGGCATCTGTATCAGCCTCTGTTGGTAGTCCTGTGGTCACTTCTTCACTTGCTTGTGTATTTTTTTCTTGAATAGACTGCGCAGGGTTTTCTGTAGTCGTAGCGCCACTTTCGAGCTTTGCTTTTGCTGCCGCGGCTGCCTTGGCCTTTGCTGCTGCCGCCGCTTTTGCTTTCGCTACTGCTTTAGCCTTGGCATCTGCATCAGCTTCTGAAGGTAGTCCTGCGTTCATCTCTTCACTTGCTTGTAAGCCCTTCTCTTGGACGGCCAGCTCCTCACTCGCTTCCGTCGTAATATTTCTTTCGAGCTTTGCTTTCGCCGCCGCGGCTGCCTTGGCCTTTGCTGCTGCCGCCGCCTTTGCTTTCGCTATCGATTGTTCATCGGGTACGGAAGAACTAGAGGAAGGCTCATCTTGTGTCATTGTTTGTGTTGGAGGTTCGTTTGTTTCCTCATCAGCTACATTCGCTTCTGCTTGCTGTGCCAATTTAGCTTTTACAGCCGCTGCCGCTTTTGCCTTCGCTTCCGCCACTGCTGCTGCCTTTTCTTCCGGTGTAGGCTTTCTTTTTTCTTCACTCATTGCTGATCCACCCGCTTTCCGGTCTTTGCTTCATAGCGGATTTTTTCTTGCAATTTATTAATACCATAGATCAACGCAACTGGACTTGGCGGGCAACCTGGAATATAAACATCGACAGGGCATATTTGATCAACACCCTTTACTACACTATACGATTTAATATAGGGACCACCCGCCGTTGCACAGGAACCCATGGCAATAACCCATTTTGGCTCTGGCATCTGATCATACAAACGTCTTAATAATGGCGCCATTTTTTTGGTTACTGTTCCGGCCACAATCATCACATCTGACTGTCTAGGAGAAGGGCGAAAAATGACGCCGAATCGATCTAGGTCATAGTGAGAACCGCCTGTCCCCATCATTTCAATCCCACAACAGGCTAACCCAAACGTAAGCGGCCATAGCGAGTTGCTTCTTACCCATCCTTTTAATGTCTCTAAACTCGTAAACAGAACATTCCGATTTAATTCTTCCTGTAAATCTGGTTCGATGCTTTTCAAATCTAATTCCATTCAAGCACCTTCTTTCTCCATGCGTACAACAGTCCAATAATCAGAAGAACAATGAAAATACACATTTCCACGAGAGCAAAAAGCCCTAATTCATTAAAAGCTACTGCCCACGGATACAAAAACAACGTTTCTACATCAAAAATAACGAACAGTAGAGCAAAGATATAATACTTTACGTTAAAACGAACCCAACTGTCTCCAATCGGGATATTTCCGCTCTCGTATGTTGTTTGCTTTTCAGCGCTCGGTTTATTAGGACGTAATAAAGGCCCAATGATGCTTACCGTGGCAACAGGAAGCAAAACACCAAGAAGCAGAAAGATGGCTACAATCACATAATTGTTTGCATAAATAGCATCCATCTTATTTCCCTCCATTGTGCTGTAGGTCTTCGAATTTCTTCATAATTATAGCAAATCAGTACATTTCTGTACAACGAAAGCCCTTACAAAAACTCAGACTTTTATTAGCCTACGTACA
The nucleotide sequence above comes from Brevibacillus laterosporus LMG 15441. Encoded proteins:
- a CDS encoding YwmB family TATA-box binding protein is translated as MKKHISMVYVVLLCIGLFVASGFSYWTQVTKASVAAQLIEAAEATEATITDIEHRTSIQLATLSTATEFLSLGHEWSGILGIPSAQAVTAEGKQLIYQTEGKVGQTKLHIRLIGLPEPHNISVYLVISLEGKRIHAQDMERAYEKVVAETKRRGLIPQFSTCIRGIYNDTLSDGWQEARINKVFALLQAQEVERLQDESVTSISGFTAQWKPYIITNDQKMNVQVATHVDSLNQLTRITLGTPIITAEY
- a CDS encoding DUF1146 family protein, with the translated sequence MLLGSNGLYSLMMILISVICIGISWWAIQAFRFDLFVKRADSAQTKLLQILLSIVIGHGVARFFMDYLGYSLLLNQLFQ
- the nuoN gene encoding NADH-quinone oxidoreductase subunit NuoN, with translation MDVKDIFSYNWSYLLPEFTILGFATVLSIVDLIAGKRLNRTIMGWLSLLGVLIAGYFIVSNVTSLKEPVIYMADMMRVDHFGSAFKLILLAGVAFALLMSISYIKKTDEVVHSGEFYYLMLMGLVGCMVMASSADLITLFVGLELLSLASYIMVGMRKKRTDSNEAAFKYVVAGGIATAVTLFGMSYLYGFSGTTNLYEMTQRLSEAYQSGFGPMILIGFVFLVAGLTYKISAVPNHMWAPDVYQGAATPVTAFLAVVSKGAGFALLIRVMILSFAGLFNQETNQSVFGGMLWLLSIVAGLSMIVGNTLALRQKNVKRLMAYSGIAQAGYLLVPLVILHQTFFFEQIIFYLVAYLMMAFGAFALIMVVTEDRKTQDIKAFAGLYHRSPLAAVAMTLFLLSLAGIPISAGFFGKFYIFLSAIGSGSFWLAGIMLATSVVSYYYYFGIIRQMYMRAGETEETLRLPIGVTIIVVLAALGTFVFGLVPEVLIQYIHTHFNPMFNWGDML
- a CDS encoding complex I subunit 4 family protein, encoding MLNSYLLSLLTFSPILALLILLFVPKQQVSIVKQIGVLGTLVPLILAFMMFGAFDYQQRGNQFEEHATWIQIPASITADQELYNLHIDYEMGVDGISMPLILMTAIIGTLAAVASWGVKKRAKEYFVFFHLLLIGMFGVFAAQNLLLFFLFFEITLVAMYFLIGIWGYTDREKAANRFLLYNGVGSALMLVGFITLFFVSAIVTQEPTMSIPVLTEALTSPNNAFIEHVPETFRWGLFLVLFIAFGIKLPIFPFHTWMLRVHVQAPPAIVMIHSGILLKMGAYGLLRMGIGFFPETVQYFATGMAILGLVNILYGAALAFVQKDLKMVLAYSSISHMGIILLGFASMNQFGFQGALFQVISHGFISALMFFLVGIIWDRTGTSQLDQLGGLAKSMPFVSGVFLAAGMASLGLPGMSGFISEFFAFLGLFASQPVLAAIGSLGIIFTAVYVLRAVLAITYGPTNEKHLDLADAQPMEVIPIVVLLGFIILIGVYPAMLSNPLQETLKTIVIHVTGIGG
- the nuoL gene encoding NADH-quinone oxidoreductase subunit L is translated as METSMQYAWLVPLFPLIAFAIILSFGRQLKEGAGYISILLTAASLVLACITFVARFQEGAQDYVLSMKWLQVGDYVIPVGFEVNQLNAMMLVIVSVVSLLVQIYSRGYMQGDQRFPVFYQYLALFTFSMLGLVISPNLLQLYIFWELVGVCSFLLVGYYYFKPEAKAAAKKAFIVTRIGDVGLFIAICLLFWQTGRFEFDNIFTAIQGGKVEPFIITLAAILIFVGAAGKSGQFPLHTWLPDAMEGPTPVSALIHAATMVAAGVYLVATTFPLFIESPIALDVVAYVGGFTAIFAAFIGLTQRDMKRVLAYSTVSQLGFMMMALGVAGAAGYVAGTFHLMTHAFFKALLFLAAGSVIHAVHTQDVFKMGGLSKRMPVTSVVFLIGCLAIAGIPPFSGFWSKEEIFGAVYAAGRYDLLIIAIVAAFFTAFYMFRLYFLTFRGAPASEGAKKAYESPSVMTIPMLLLALLAIGAGFINLPNAPMLGEWMMSGSVGQFIIDKFGEEAGHSALWLQIVAVIISLFGIGLAYLMYGKKNLPTDIISEQLPWLYQLSYRKFYMDELYTFVFIRPLKGIGLAFNWLDHYIIGGLVRSIGGLTNMVGRLLSRLQSGQMQTYGFVVLLGLVVLMVSLTALGGVPFVK
- the nuoK gene encoding NADH-quinone oxidoreductase subunit NuoK, producing MDIHISSYLLVALILFCVGLFGALTKRNAIIVLLSIELMLNAVNINLVAFSKYGLHAAVTGQIFTLFTMTVAAAEVAVGIAVLIALYRNRDTVNVDEMDKLKD
- a CDS encoding NADH-quinone oxidoreductase subunit J, which codes for MSGSYAVFFILGLLTIGGAIFMINFNRVVHMVISIGVTFISIAGLFVLLGAEFVAVSQILVYSGAISILMLFGIMLTKHNATEEGKKRRARFWFSLAGVVTLFTTIFMAIQNTNWSSVPARTPNPSVSNVKEIGIEVFTKFVIPFELLSVLLLVALVGAIVLAKKEEE
- the nuoI gene encoding NADH-quinone oxidoreductase subunit NuoI — encoded protein: MLGFAKGLGYTLKKLSEKKLTTMYPDVPFQMPPRFRGIQHFSPEKCIVCNQCARVCPTECIQLTGKPHPDPEKKGKIIDTYDINFEICILCDLCTEVCPTNAIVMTNNFELAVYSRDELYKDLKWLDDNNTNVREEN
- the nuoH gene encoding NADH-quinone oxidoreductase subunit NuoH, producing MTSWLQQTPSFTNVLLFSMAAIVLLLVVLAFVTYAIYFERKVIGWMQLRYGPNRVGPLGLLQTVSDVAKLLIKEDTRPKNADRALFTLAPILAYAPAFAVLAVMPFTDKLQFADLGIGVLYYIALSGISVMGVITAGWASNNKYSLIGGMRSAAQMISYEVPLVMSVVGVVLMTGSLNLKDIVYAQQDMWNIIPQILGFGVFLIAAQAELNRSPFDLPEAESELVAGYHVEYSGFRFAMFMLSEYVYMFGMGALITILFLGGWLPIHPSLSFIPPIIWFILKFMCYVFLQFWIRATMPRFRADQLMGFAWKGLLPIALLNILLTAVVISFQKGFI